A region from the Phycisphaeraceae bacterium genome encodes:
- a CDS encoding ABC transporter ATP-binding protein, with translation MIDVKNLVKWYGPTKAVDHLSFHIPTGQVVGFLGRNGAGKTTTIRILTGYLPPTSGIATINGHDVTTQSAKARAAIGYLPESTPLYHEMRVEEYLDYRGQLQAMDRKRRRTRIDQVVARCGLSAVRRRVIGQLSKGNKQRVGLAQAMLHDPPVLILDEPTSGLDPTQIYEFRKLLDELRGKHTIILSTHNLGEITRVADRAVIIDQGIIRYDAPISRQMRLMIEVKAAPEAVLRISESIKRITKVIVSMHEGWTKALIETENCQDLREDVGQFALSNQWTIRQLGFETTDIERKFAEVTGGKAVAPSQD, from the coding sequence ATGATCGATGTAAAGAATCTGGTCAAGTGGTATGGACCGACCAAAGCCGTCGATCACCTTTCATTCCACATTCCTACCGGCCAAGTAGTAGGTTTTCTGGGTCGTAACGGCGCAGGCAAGACAACTACTATTCGAATCCTTACCGGTTACCTACCGCCAACGTCGGGGATCGCAACAATCAATGGCCATGACGTAACCACTCAATCCGCCAAAGCTCGTGCGGCTATTGGCTACTTACCGGAAAGCACGCCGCTATATCACGAAATGCGAGTCGAGGAATACCTTGACTATCGCGGTCAGTTACAGGCGATGGACCGCAAGCGTCGCCGTACAAGGATAGATCAGGTTGTCGCTCGTTGTGGCCTATCCGCCGTTCGTAGGCGTGTGATTGGACAACTCTCCAAAGGGAATAAGCAACGTGTAGGCTTGGCGCAGGCGATGCTTCACGATCCCCCGGTACTTATTCTGGATGAACCTACATCCGGCTTGGACCCAACACAGATTTATGAATTTCGAAAGCTCCTCGACGAATTGCGAGGGAAACATACAATCATTCTTTCCACACACAATCTTGGCGAAATCACCCGTGTAGCCGACCGAGCGGTGATTATTGATCAGGGAATTATCCGTTATGACGCGCCTATTAGCCGTCAGATGCGGCTGATGATTGAAGTTAAAGCTGCACCTGAAGCCGTGTTACGTATTAGTGAATCGATAAAGCGCATTACAAAAGTCATCGTCAGCATGCATGAAGGCTGGACCAAGGCTTTGATAGAAACCGAAAATTGCCAGGATCTCCGAGAGGACGTGGGGCAATTCGCTTTATCAAACCAGTGGACGATTCGGCAGCTTGGTTTCGAAACGACAGACATTGAACGTAAGTTCGCAGAAGTGACAGGCGGCAAAGCGGTTGCCCCGTCACAGGATTAA
- a CDS encoding STAS domain-containing protein has protein sequence MNSNTTPPYRIENRGDLVIVTFLHEVIDPVSVEKAGVDLPKSVALPDTKKLILDFTKMSYFPSRLLGVLLDINRAVESHGGKMRLCGIQPMAMDVLRFMRLDAVLKFDKDVMESITKF, from the coding sequence ATGAATTCCAATACTACACCACCCTACCGTATCGAAAACCGTGGCGACCTCGTGATCGTCACGTTCTTACATGAGGTGATTGATCCCGTCTCCGTTGAAAAGGCGGGAGTAGATTTACCCAAGAGCGTAGCGTTGCCTGACACGAAAAAGCTTATTCTCGATTTCACAAAGATGTCCTACTTTCCTTCGCGCCTATTGGGCGTTCTGCTCGACATTAACCGCGCCGTCGAAAGCCATGGCGGCAAAATGCGGTTGTGTGGGATCCAACCAATGGCAATGGACGTGCTGCGGTTCATGCGGCTGGATGCTGTTCTGAAGTTTGATAAAGATGTAATGGAGTCAATAACAAAATTCTAG
- a CDS encoding sulfatase-like hydrolase/transferase, with product MSFRRNLVVVFAHGLRADSVGDSQVWPLRTPSLEKLVSRGVSLIASSACPADPGGLITLLTGYHARQHGFVDQMRAPAACEGWPSILAESGYHLGGVGLVSSAASWLDNAVIVSDVEQVESGLCRYLSAMRAKGIQEAVAQQRRQRLRYGPFEPDRLLIEPDDDIDGFIALKAREMIDQMPLDKPWCLLVCFSGPGNDLPPPTLYDDVVNPKEVGHGFAPADFTRVDALAELDYPRVMLQRLETAKVARIRADYLGRVSLIDYGIGRLMSALESRADANRTWALISSDRGHLLGEHGLIGHRSFLAPAVEVPIIMVPPAPGSAVQELASEGLASTTDIAPTIIALAGCDMPKAVVGRSLLPTLSGEPVLPTLEGCLSEFGKRLMLEMERYKIIFDTESRQAIGLYDLLNDAGEHDNLIDKPIGRNLIDSLRWRLGDVLLPLRARPI from the coding sequence ATGTCATTCCGCAGAAATCTGGTTGTGGTATTTGCCCATGGACTGCGTGCTGATTCGGTGGGTGACAGCCAGGTTTGGCCTCTGCGAACCCCAAGTCTGGAAAAACTAGTTAGTCGCGGAGTGTCGCTTATCGCTTCAAGTGCTTGTCCTGCAGATCCAGGCGGCTTGATCACGCTCCTGACGGGTTACCATGCACGGCAGCATGGCTTCGTCGATCAAATGCGAGCCCCCGCAGCCTGTGAAGGGTGGCCTTCCATTCTTGCTGAATCAGGTTATCACCTCGGCGGCGTTGGTTTAGTCTCCTCAGCTGCATCGTGGCTGGATAATGCTGTCATCGTTTCTGATGTTGAGCAGGTTGAATCGGGTTTATGCCGCTATCTATCAGCAATGCGAGCTAAGGGTATTCAGGAGGCCGTAGCGCAACAGCGAAGACAACGCCTGCGTTATGGCCCGTTTGAGCCGGATCGCCTACTTATCGAGCCTGACGACGATATTGACGGTTTCATCGCGTTAAAAGCACGCGAAATGATTGATCAAATGCCTCTGGATAAACCGTGGTGTCTGCTTGTGTGCTTCAGCGGACCTGGTAACGATCTGCCGCCGCCGACACTTTACGATGATGTAGTTAACCCGAAGGAAGTCGGGCACGGATTTGCGCCAGCGGACTTCACACGTGTCGATGCGCTGGCTGAACTTGACTATCCACGTGTCATGCTTCAACGGCTTGAGACTGCGAAAGTGGCGAGGATTCGTGCGGATTACCTTGGTCGTGTCAGCTTGATCGATTATGGAATAGGCCGATTGATGTCAGCCTTGGAATCGCGGGCTGATGCGAATCGAACTTGGGCATTGATTTCCTCCGATCGTGGTCATCTTCTGGGTGAGCATGGTCTGATCGGACACCGGTCATTTCTGGCACCGGCAGTAGAGGTTCCGATCATTATGGTGCCGCCAGCACCGGGTTCAGCAGTCCAGGAGCTCGCTAGTGAAGGGCTTGCCAGCACCACGGATATTGCGCCAACGATCATTGCACTTGCAGGTTGTGATATGCCCAAAGCGGTGGTAGGGCGGTCTTTATTGCCAACTCTATCAGGTGAACCCGTATTGCCAACGCTGGAAGGTTGTTTGAGCGAATTCGGTAAGCGGTTAATGCTCGAGATGGAGCGATATAAGATTATTTTTGATACGGAAAGCCGGCAGGCAATCGGTCTCTACGACCTGCTCAATGACGCAGGAGAACACGACAATTTGATTGACAAACCGATAGGCCGAAATCTTATTGATTCATTACGGTGGCGGTTAGGTGATGTGTTACTTCCTCTGCGTGCTCGCCCGATCTAA
- a CDS encoding DUF4340 domain-containing protein — MNYKTTIALLFLVLCAGTYFAFFGTNDSTTTSNSSASGLATEETPLFKTSELSTESVTSVAIERQGMRLVLYKSGTDWIQISPVRFPLNDWSVQRIVQNFAGLRANQTLKPNDKTRPALDTLGLAPPAGSVTVTTSENKSFSIRVGRTAPGGRVFVMVGEDPNVYVVSDDIQKSAISEDVNNWRRTRLNSPAEGQLDRVELTNPNGNIVIDKRNGHWVFGRENQGRVDRTAIQGFVNAINDIPITKFIADAPADLSIYGLDKPTTLLSFEVSSTTSANTQPTSTQPEITPPNPQEYTLLIGAPTDLAKTSYFATWSATKPTKTSEPIKASDAVVFTITKSSADRFVKPLEDFRDPHITTVAATDVKKAVIHPKIGPAISLTRTPDGWNFTPGSGITFDADHDAVSKLIEGVIDAKAHAYQPTNKLGSQIGSLTLEVQGHSEPEVIVFYSAPAEKTKPQILAVRGRETIGYRFDASSFAVLEATTLGLRSKSVLHLDPSSIQRVVLQRSDEPPLSFETLTPAKSQTTKPAIADMKWGLKGHTVFELESFHQLLNQLTTLEASRWLDTSPDLGKSPTTASLETMDGQSFVLHINPTTGAAKLDGETIAFEITQPLRDLLRAEYLDRTVIPFTAANIERIKVSNSHAQLKEVTIVRNVANKYESEEGLPIDQSAAGALYDTIGKLRVERYLPMSEPTKDLSTSTRLTIEPKNGNPVELVITSDSKGDNRVMMSGALGNRIFRISADTLQKLTADLNPKPANSDTETTGLNYPRVGD, encoded by the coding sequence ATGAATTACAAAACTACAATTGCCCTGCTCTTTCTCGTTTTATGTGCGGGAACTTATTTTGCTTTCTTTGGCACCAACGATAGCACAACGACAAGTAATTCGAGTGCTTCCGGCCTAGCTACAGAAGAAACACCACTTTTTAAGACTTCGGAACTTTCGACAGAATCAGTTACTTCGGTAGCCATCGAACGTCAAGGAATGCGTCTCGTACTGTACAAATCGGGAACGGATTGGATACAAATCTCGCCCGTTCGGTTTCCCCTTAACGATTGGTCCGTTCAACGAATAGTGCAAAATTTTGCAGGCCTCCGCGCTAATCAGACTCTTAAGCCGAATGACAAAACGCGACCTGCTCTCGATACGCTTGGTCTGGCACCACCCGCAGGTAGTGTGACCGTGACGACCAGCGAAAATAAATCCTTCAGCATCCGCGTCGGACGCACCGCACCGGGTGGCAGAGTATTCGTCATGGTTGGGGAAGATCCCAATGTTTATGTGGTTTCGGATGATATTCAAAAATCCGCGATTTCTGAAGATGTAAATAATTGGCGTCGGACCAGGCTCAACTCCCCTGCTGAAGGTCAGCTTGATCGTGTGGAATTGACGAATCCCAATGGAAACATCGTGATAGATAAACGCAATGGTCATTGGGTGTTTGGCAGAGAAAACCAAGGTAGAGTCGATCGCACAGCGATACAAGGTTTCGTTAATGCCATCAATGATATTCCGATTACTAAGTTCATCGCAGATGCACCTGCAGATTTATCTATTTATGGTCTAGATAAACCCACCACCCTCCTCTCGTTTGAAGTGTCGTCAACCACTTCTGCAAATACTCAACCCACATCTACTCAACCGGAAATTACGCCCCCTAACCCTCAAGAGTACACCTTGTTAATTGGAGCACCGACCGATTTGGCAAAAACTTCTTACTTTGCGACATGGAGTGCGACTAAACCTACAAAAACAAGTGAACCGATTAAGGCCAGTGACGCTGTCGTGTTCACGATTACGAAATCGTCGGCCGATCGCTTTGTGAAACCATTGGAGGACTTCCGGGATCCACACATCACTACCGTAGCAGCCACCGACGTAAAAAAGGCAGTGATACACCCCAAGATTGGCCCCGCTATTTCACTCACTAGGACCCCCGACGGATGGAACTTCACGCCCGGAAGCGGCATTACATTCGACGCAGATCACGATGCTGTCTCGAAACTGATCGAAGGAGTCATCGATGCCAAGGCCCATGCGTATCAGCCTACAAACAAACTTGGCTCTCAAATTGGCTCGCTGACTCTCGAAGTTCAAGGGCACAGCGAACCTGAAGTAATTGTGTTTTACAGTGCACCAGCCGAAAAAACGAAGCCACAAATACTGGCAGTTCGAGGACGTGAAACCATCGGCTACCGCTTTGATGCAAGTTCCTTTGCAGTCCTCGAAGCAACTACGCTCGGCCTCCGTAGTAAATCCGTTCTGCATCTGGATCCCAGCTCAATTCAGCGGGTTGTTCTGCAGCGTTCCGACGAGCCACCTCTATCATTTGAGACCCTCACTCCCGCAAAATCACAGACGACAAAGCCTGCGATAGCTGACATGAAATGGGGGCTAAAGGGCCACACCGTGTTTGAGCTGGAGTCATTTCATCAACTACTAAATCAACTGACAACATTAGAAGCGTCCCGCTGGCTTGATACCTCACCTGACTTAGGTAAATCTCCCACCACCGCCTCTTTGGAAACAATGGACGGCCAATCCTTCGTTCTGCACATTAATCCGACCACCGGGGCAGCAAAACTAGATGGCGAGACCATTGCATTTGAAATAACCCAACCGCTACGAGATTTACTCCGTGCTGAGTATCTCGACCGCACTGTAATTCCATTCACTGCTGCAAATATCGAGAGGATCAAAGTCAGTAACTCTCATGCTCAACTCAAAGAAGTCACTATTGTCCGTAATGTGGCTAATAAATATGAAAGCGAAGAAGGCCTGCCAATAGACCAGTCCGCTGCAGGAGCTCTTTACGATACGATTGGAAAACTGCGTGTCGAACGCTACTTACCAATGAGTGAACCGACCAAAGATCTATCCACATCCACTCGGCTGACTATTGAGCCTAAAAACGGGAATCCGGTTGAGCTAGTGATTACCTCCGACAGCAAGGGAGATAATCGCGTAATGATGTCTGGCGCTTTAGGGAATCGCATCTTTCGTATTTCAGCAGATACATTGCAAAAGCTTACTGCTGACTTGAATCCGAAGCCCGCCAATAGCGATACGGAAACAACCGGTCTCAATTATCCACGCGTAGGCGATTAA
- a CDS encoding ABC transporter permease — protein sequence MRQTFTIARRELTSLFFSPVAYLVLGAFGLGSTLIFLMSFYSGEPAQMRATFSAVIWLMILLVPAISMRLFAEEFRSGTIETLMTSPISDTQIVLGKWLGALGFFIALLIPLSILTIVLAFNARPDWGPIFTGFLGLIFIGGLYLAIGTFASATTQNQIIAFIITGLILLMLSVGMFFLARSTFLSSWWREIVSYLWIDNQVADFNKGVIDSSKVVYFLSGIGFFLFLAVKVLESKRWR from the coding sequence ATGCGACAAACTTTCACCATTGCTCGTCGGGAACTGACGAGCCTCTTTTTTTCTCCCGTGGCATATCTCGTACTAGGCGCGTTTGGGCTCGGGTCCACATTGATTTTTCTGATGTCGTTTTATTCAGGTGAACCAGCACAAATGCGGGCAACCTTCAGTGCTGTAATCTGGCTCATGATCTTATTGGTACCCGCCATCAGCATGCGGTTGTTCGCAGAGGAGTTTCGCAGCGGCACAATCGAGACACTGATGACATCACCAATCTCCGATACCCAGATCGTACTGGGCAAGTGGCTCGGAGCCTTAGGATTTTTCATCGCGCTACTTATTCCGTTGTCGATCCTGACCATTGTTTTGGCGTTCAACGCTCGTCCCGACTGGGGGCCGATTTTTACCGGATTCCTTGGTCTTATTTTTATTGGCGGCCTGTATCTGGCGATTGGTACATTCGCTTCCGCAACCACACAGAATCAAATTATCGCCTTCATCATCACCGGCTTGATCCTCCTCATGCTTTCCGTCGGGATGTTTTTTCTCGCTCGCTCAACATTTCTCAGCTCTTGGTGGCGCGAAATCGTCTCGTATCTCTGGATTGATAATCAGGTGGCTGACTTCAACAAGGGAGTAATCGATTCATCGAAAGTCGTTTACTTCCTAAGCGGGATCGGATTTTTTCTATTTCTGGCGGTGAAAGTTCTCGAAAGTAAACGTTGGCGATAA
- a CDS encoding formylglycine-generating enzyme family protein, with translation MRVMFWILVCIGIGLNTTSIHAQPVSAISEPAAGTAIVHPRDGSVMVYVPAGEFTMGMNTDESQKLAQALGYKDYHIIAAEEWAPQRKVWVEGFFIDKYEVTFGQWNMFTKETKYESKLSKAPEPGFKGDENLFPAVSVTWAEAQKYANWVGRTLPYETQWEKAARGTDARWFPWGNDLPTSDRGVFVDLSKEKRNRATTAQMVGLHPSGASPYGCMDMAGNVYEWTGEWFEPYPNAPEYERMLSYTGHVNGVLRGGSFYHADHAYVCAKRFGFKPDETYFHVGFRTVWVPPPGYFSSEEFKLAKEKVKAREAELEKKRTGQ, from the coding sequence ATGCGTGTGATGTTTTGGATTTTGGTTTGTATAGGGATTGGGCTGAACACAACAAGTATTCATGCACAACCTGTAAGTGCTATCAGTGAACCTGCGGCAGGTACCGCGATTGTCCATCCTCGTGACGGATCGGTCATGGTTTATGTGCCTGCGGGTGAATTCACCATGGGAATGAACACGGATGAATCGCAGAAACTCGCTCAAGCCTTGGGCTACAAGGATTACCACATCATTGCAGCGGAGGAATGGGCCCCACAGCGCAAGGTATGGGTAGAAGGCTTTTTTATCGACAAATATGAGGTCACCTTTGGGCAGTGGAATATGTTTACAAAAGAAACAAAATACGAAAGCAAACTTTCAAAGGCGCCGGAACCGGGTTTTAAGGGTGATGAGAATTTATTTCCGGCTGTCAGCGTGACATGGGCAGAGGCCCAGAAGTACGCGAATTGGGTTGGCCGTACACTGCCATACGAAACACAATGGGAAAAGGCCGCTCGCGGTACGGATGCGCGGTGGTTCCCATGGGGAAATGATCTACCCACGTCTGATCGTGGTGTGTTTGTGGATCTCTCGAAAGAAAAAAGAAATAGGGCGACCACCGCACAGATGGTCGGCCTGCATCCCAGTGGTGCATCACCCTATGGCTGTATGGATATGGCTGGCAACGTGTACGAATGGACAGGTGAATGGTTTGAGCCATACCCGAACGCGCCCGAATATGAGCGGATGCTCAGCTATACAGGTCACGTCAATGGCGTATTGCGTGGTGGGTCGTTCTATCATGCGGACCATGCCTATGTCTGTGCCAAACGATTCGGTTTCAAGCCAGATGAAACCTATTTTCATGTTGGATTTCGAACAGTATGGGTTCCTCCACCGGGCTATTTCTCCAGTGAAGAGTTCAAGCTTGCCAAAGAAAAAGTAAAAGCGAGGGAAGCGGAGTTAGAGAAAAAAAGAACGGGTCAATGA
- a CDS encoding DUF2752 domain-containing protein: METAAGSSDEMSPTTHKLQVKASVSTDARIIAVLVLVISLALLITGAYLNPEVAGVGTHEQLGLSSCGFLDSFGTPCATCGMTTAVSEAAHGHILRAFYVQPAGALLAVLAMMAVIVASTSLIMGFSLAPLGAVICRVRIVLLTAVFVLIAWVYKIIIVRGGF, encoded by the coding sequence ATGGAGACCGCTGCAGGCAGTAGCGACGAAATGTCACCCACAACTCACAAACTCCAGGTTAAAGCATCTGTATCCACTGATGCGAGAATTATCGCGGTTCTTGTGCTGGTAATCTCACTCGCTCTACTGATTACCGGTGCATATTTAAATCCAGAGGTCGCTGGTGTCGGTACGCATGAGCAACTTGGTCTGTCTTCGTGTGGATTTCTTGATTCCTTCGGTACACCATGCGCTACCTGCGGTATGACGACAGCGGTATCTGAAGCGGCGCATGGTCACATCCTACGGGCCTTCTACGTCCAGCCCGCAGGTGCTCTGTTGGCCGTGCTGGCCATGATGGCGGTGATCGTCGCATCAACTTCGCTGATTATGGGATTTTCGCTTGCCCCATTGGGTGCAGTAATCTGTCGCGTTCGTATCGTACTCCTAACCGCGGTGTTCGTGCTTATTGCTTGGGTCTACAAAATTATCATCGTCCGTGGAGGCTTCTAA
- a CDS encoding phosphatidylcholine/phosphatidylserine synthase, producing MAHRLEKSENGSEKRGPDNVRAMRRRTARRTVSVLPTLFTLANVIAGFLSIFFASRMSSGGEGRWLTYAAAMVFVGMVMDGLDGSVARMTRSTSNLGAQLDSMADMLTFGAAPAFMAVQLVAVNAPFVGDTSKDMIFDRFALVVACIYVSCAALRLARFNADLHKPTEADHGSFKGLPSPGAAGTVASLVLLHQLHLAKYFKTHPPVEGVPFDTPTYLNITSIAMVLIMLLVAFAMVSRWRYVHLVNRYLRGRATITRIGKYVIVLLIMTIRYRESLAAVFVLYALSAPTMALYHSITGRKSATEGTGVLMDSGVPAPTDHSDKRQAG from the coding sequence ATGGCACACCGTCTGGAGAAATCAGAGAACGGGTCCGAAAAACGTGGACCGGATAACGTGCGTGCGATGCGTCGCCGTACTGCGAGACGAACGGTATCTGTCCTGCCAACGCTCTTCACACTTGCAAACGTAATCGCAGGGTTTCTTTCTATTTTTTTTGCTAGTCGGATGTCCTCCGGCGGGGAGGGGCGGTGGCTCACCTATGCCGCAGCCATGGTCTTTGTTGGTATGGTGATGGACGGTCTCGACGGAAGCGTTGCTCGCATGACGCGGAGCACCAGTAACCTCGGTGCTCAGCTCGACTCGATGGCTGATATGCTCACATTTGGTGCAGCACCTGCGTTTATGGCAGTACAACTCGTTGCTGTAAACGCTCCATTCGTCGGCGATACATCGAAAGATATGATCTTCGATCGCTTCGCATTGGTTGTTGCGTGCATTTATGTTTCATGTGCTGCACTGCGACTCGCACGATTTAACGCAGACCTCCATAAGCCAACTGAGGCGGACCACGGTAGTTTCAAGGGGCTTCCATCACCCGGCGCTGCGGGTACTGTTGCCAGTCTCGTGTTGCTGCATCAACTCCATCTGGCGAAATATTTCAAAACTCATCCTCCGGTGGAGGGAGTGCCATTCGACACGCCGACTTATCTCAATATCACGTCGATCGCGATGGTATTGATTATGCTTCTTGTTGCATTTGCAATGGTTAGCCGATGGCGCTACGTACACCTTGTTAATCGTTATCTCCGCGGACGCGCGACGATCACTCGAATTGGCAAATACGTAATTGTGCTGCTAATCATGACGATCCGATATAGAGAGTCACTGGCAGCGGTGTTCGTGCTTTACGCATTATCCGCACCGACGATGGCTCTATACCACAGCATCACGGGAAGAAAATCGGCAACTGAAGGGACAGGTGTGTTAATGGACTCTGGTGTCCCTGCTCCAACAGATCATTCGGATAAAAGACAAGCCGGTTGA
- the purF gene encoding amidophosphoribosyltransferase, which produces MTNGLAMKGEAKDKCGVFGIWGAPDSAQRIYFALYAQQHRGQESAGIAVTNGSTLLGHTGMGLVSEVFSKNVLNQMEGKAGIGHNRYSTTGSSKACNAQPIMAEHVGGQCAVAHNGNLINADLLRQDYERRGHIFHTSTDTEIILHLLASHHLTKEDPLVEALQHLQGAYSLVFLFPDRIEAVRDPWGWRPLVLGRTEDGYDCVASETVALDAIGARFVREVEPGEIVTINDTGISSRRFADAQQPAHCIFEHVYFANPSSQVFGDTVQIVREKLGEALAKESPVAADYVVPMPDSGRSAALGYARSSGIPFREGIVPNRYVGRTFIQPTQAQRDLAVQLKLNVVSEVVAGKRLIVVDDSIVRGTTTRGKMAQLRRAGAKEIHLRISCPPIRNACYFGVDFPDKSKLIATGRSVPQIAEFLGVDSLHFLSLDGMLKCVSRPADNYCTACFSGLYRLNVDKPVNKLDLERHQLKMFT; this is translated from the coding sequence TTGACGAACGGACTCGCGATGAAAGGTGAGGCTAAAGATAAATGTGGAGTTTTTGGTATTTGGGGGGCACCCGATAGTGCCCAACGGATTTATTTCGCACTTTATGCTCAGCAGCATCGCGGACAGGAATCGGCAGGTATCGCCGTAACCAATGGATCGACACTGCTGGGACACACCGGCATGGGGCTCGTGTCCGAAGTCTTTAGTAAGAATGTTCTGAATCAGATGGAAGGTAAGGCGGGAATTGGGCACAACCGCTATTCGACTACTGGTTCCAGCAAAGCGTGCAATGCTCAGCCCATCATGGCTGAGCATGTTGGCGGGCAGTGTGCGGTGGCACATAACGGAAACCTCATTAACGCTGACCTGCTCAGGCAAGATTACGAACGGAGAGGTCATATCTTTCATACCTCTACCGATACCGAAATTATTCTTCATCTTCTCGCATCGCATCACCTAACTAAAGAAGACCCACTCGTCGAAGCACTTCAGCATCTGCAAGGCGCATACTCTCTCGTATTTCTATTCCCTGATCGAATCGAAGCAGTCCGTGATCCTTGGGGTTGGCGGCCGCTTGTTCTGGGTCGGACGGAGGACGGCTATGACTGTGTCGCCAGTGAGACGGTTGCACTCGATGCTATCGGAGCTCGGTTTGTTCGCGAGGTTGAACCGGGCGAAATCGTGACGATCAATGACACGGGGATCTCAAGCAGGCGATTCGCGGATGCACAGCAGCCAGCTCATTGTATTTTTGAGCATGTTTATTTTGCCAATCCCAGTTCACAGGTTTTTGGTGATACGGTGCAGATCGTCCGTGAAAAACTGGGTGAAGCACTCGCGAAGGAATCCCCGGTCGCGGCTGATTACGTCGTACCGATGCCGGACTCAGGACGATCGGCTGCTTTGGGATACGCTCGCAGCAGCGGTATTCCGTTTCGTGAAGGTATCGTGCCCAACCGTTACGTCGGTCGAACATTTATCCAGCCAACACAGGCTCAGCGCGATCTAGCGGTCCAACTGAAGCTTAACGTCGTCTCGGAGGTAGTGGCCGGGAAACGTCTGATCGTCGTGGACGATTCCATTGTCCGCGGTACTACTACTCGCGGAAAAATGGCGCAACTTCGTCGTGCAGGGGCAAAGGAGATCCATCTTCGTATTTCCTGTCCGCCGATTCGCAATGCCTGCTATTTCGGTGTTGATTTCCCCGATAAATCGAAACTCATTGCTACCGGTAGAAGCGTCCCACAAATCGCAGAATTTCTAGGCGTGGACAGCCTACACTTCCTCTCGCTGGATGGAATGCTTAAATGTGTTTCACGTCCAGCAGACAACTATTGCACTGCATGCTTCAGCGGCCTTTATCGACTGAACGTGGATAAGCCGGTCAATAAGCTCGATCTAGAAAGACATCAGTTGAAAATGTTTACGTAA
- the mutY gene encoding A/G-specific adenine glycosylase, whose translation MARQHKSNPTPQTIRKIRHKLLAWYNINRRELPWRTKGTQTPVPYQVLVSEFMLQQTQVATVIDYFDRFLKHFPTIEALALAPVQQVLLLWQGLGYYRRARNLHAAAKKIVQENHGQIPANLAAIASLPGVGRYTAGAIASIAFEIRAPVLDGNVARVLSRWFAIEEPIDKSTVRSHMWSLAEMLVPEVSPGDFNQAMMELGALVCTPRNPQCSTCPIADLCRARSHGLTNVIPRRSLKRGPQEVMHHVLVVKRGRRFIIEQRPLKGLWAGLWQMPTAEMLNAHVTAKQIQNWALQHLGVIVDLPRPAGNLRHQTTHRSIIAKVWITDVVEGKLHKSRGQWRTLDNLHDLPMSILQQNVVVLIPNSI comes from the coding sequence ATGGCCCGGCAGCACAAATCCAATCCCACTCCGCAGACGATCAGGAAAATACGTCACAAACTTTTAGCCTGGTACAACATCAATCGCCGCGAACTGCCTTGGCGTACCAAAGGCACACAGACACCAGTCCCTTATCAGGTACTGGTAAGCGAGTTTATGCTCCAACAAACGCAGGTTGCTACGGTGATCGATTATTTTGACCGGTTTCTTAAACATTTTCCTACAATCGAAGCCCTTGCTCTTGCTCCGGTGCAGCAGGTCTTACTCCTCTGGCAGGGATTAGGTTACTACCGGCGGGCCAGAAATCTTCATGCAGCAGCGAAGAAGATCGTTCAAGAAAATCATGGACAAATCCCTGCAAACCTCGCTGCCATAGCCTCATTACCAGGCGTTGGTCGTTATACAGCTGGCGCAATAGCGTCTATTGCGTTTGAAATTCGGGCTCCAGTTCTTGACGGCAACGTAGCCCGGGTGCTCTCACGTTGGTTTGCCATTGAAGAACCGATTGATAAATCAACGGTTCGATCTCATATGTGGTCACTGGCGGAAATGCTCGTTCCCGAAGTATCTCCAGGAGATTTTAACCAAGCCATGATGGAACTAGGCGCGCTGGTCTGCACTCCGCGAAATCCCCAATGTTCTACTTGCCCAATTGCAGATCTTTGCAGAGCTCGGTCGCATGGTTTAACCAACGTAATTCCTCGACGATCACTGAAACGAGGACCTCAAGAGGTGATGCACCATGTTTTGGTGGTAAAAAGAGGTCGTAGATTTATTATCGAACAACGACCTTTGAAAGGCCTATGGGCTGGATTATGGCAAATGCCAACAGCTGAAATGCTCAATGCCCATGTCACAGCTAAACAAATCCAAAATTGGGCTTTGCAACATTTGGGGGTGATAGTCGATCTTCCTCGTCCGGCGGGAAATCTCCGACATCAAACCACTCATCGTTCGATTATTGCCAAGGTTTGGATTACTGATGTAGTCGAAGGAAAACTGCACAAATCCCGTGGGCAATGGCGAACACTCGACAATCTCCATGATCTCCCGATGTCAATCTTGCAACAAAATGTGGTGGTGTTGATACCCAACTCTATCTGA